In the Maribacter sp. MJ134 genome, one interval contains:
- a CDS encoding efflux RND transporter permease subunit encodes MLNKGIKFLIENKLVAVLMLLLFVGWGTVNAPFNWETGILPSDPVAVDAIPDIGENQQIVFTKWTGRSPQDIEDQISYPLTTSLLGIPGVRTIRSSSMFGFSSIYIIFEEDVEFYWSRSRILEKLNSLPTNLLPDGVNPALGPDATGLGQIYWYTLEGRDKDGNVTGGWDLQELRTVQDYYVKYALSAASGVSEVASIGGYVQEYQIDVDPELMKQYNIGLHQVVNAVKSSNRDIGAQTLEINQAEYLVRGLGYVESLEDIKNAVVTSEDYTSIRVKDIANVSLGPAVRRGILDKEGAEVVGGVVVARYGANPLEVINNVKEKIKELSSGLPSKELSDGSISQLTIVPFYDRTELIEETLGTLNEALTLEILITILVIVIMVFNLRASVLISGLLPVAVLMVFIAMKLFGVDANIVALSGIAIAIGTMVDVGVILSENIIRHLDENDDGLPINTVVYNASAEVSGAILTAVMTTIISFIPVFTMIGAEGKLFRPLAFTKTFALTASIIVALFLIPPFAAFLFRKKRSKSIMGYVFSVLLIVAGLIAVVYGYWLGLVLMAFGTVRPLKNAELAGRLFGGFSLTDKQATFLNIVISATSIVFLLATYWRPLGFDRSIFMNLVFVGLICFGLLGFFILFRKNYTRILRWALRNKLLFLSIPTAIVVFGVLIMQNTGKEFMPALNEGSFLLMPTSLPHAGVEENKRVLQQLDMAVASIPEIETVVGKAGRTESALDPAPMSMYENMIQYKSEYMLSKDGKRQRFKVNEDGLFALNDGNFILNPNTQLDDITSEYNESDIESFSEIGLEDLVPDSGGEYYRNWRPEIQSPDDIWNEIVRVTRLPGVTSAPKLQPIETRLVMLQTGMRAPMGIKVKGQDLKQIEAFGLKLENILKEAEGVKDEAVFADRIVGKPYLLIDINREALARYGIQIEDVQRVLEVAVGGMTLTQTVEGRERYGVRVRYPRELRENPTDIKNIYVPVAKGSPVPLSELVSIRYEKGPQVIKSEDTFLVGYVLFDKLDGFAEVNVVENAQALIQQKIDNGELVVPKGINYQFTGTYENQLRAEKTLSVVVPLALVIIFLILYFQFRSVATSFMVFTGIAVAFAGGFLMIWFYGQDWFLNFNFFGENLRDLFQMHTINLSVAVWVGFIALFGIATDDGVVMATYLTQTFDRNKPDTLEAVRASVVEAGEKRIRPCLMTTATTILALLPVLTSTGRGSDIMIPMAIPSFGGMLIALITLLVVPVLYSWKSEWQLKRQNA; translated from the coding sequence ATGCTGAACAAAGGCATCAAATTTCTTATCGAAAATAAGTTAGTCGCTGTACTCATGCTGCTTCTCTTTGTGGGGTGGGGTACCGTCAACGCACCATTCAATTGGGAAACTGGCATTCTGCCAAGCGACCCTGTTGCCGTTGATGCCATCCCAGATATTGGCGAGAACCAACAAATCGTTTTTACCAAATGGACAGGGCGTTCCCCGCAGGATATAGAGGACCAGATTTCCTATCCGTTGACCACTTCGTTATTGGGCATTCCGGGGGTCCGGACGATACGTAGTTCCTCCATGTTCGGCTTCTCCAGTATCTATATCATTTTTGAAGAAGATGTCGAATTCTATTGGAGCCGTAGCCGTATCCTCGAAAAACTTAACTCGCTTCCGACCAATTTGCTCCCCGACGGGGTTAATCCGGCTTTAGGCCCAGATGCCACAGGGTTGGGTCAAATTTACTGGTACACTTTGGAAGGCAGGGACAAGGATGGAAATGTAACCGGCGGATGGGATTTACAGGAGCTGAGAACCGTACAGGACTACTATGTAAAATACGCGCTGTCCGCTGCAAGTGGGGTTTCCGAGGTGGCTTCCATTGGAGGTTATGTACAGGAATATCAAATCGATGTGGATCCTGAATTGATGAAGCAGTACAACATAGGACTTCATCAGGTGGTCAATGCGGTAAAAAGCAGCAACCGTGATATTGGCGCACAGACCTTGGAAATCAATCAGGCCGAATATTTGGTAAGGGGTCTTGGCTATGTGGAATCCTTGGAGGACATTAAAAATGCGGTAGTAACCTCGGAAGATTATACTTCGATCCGTGTCAAGGATATTGCGAACGTTTCACTCGGGCCTGCGGTACGACGTGGTATTCTGGATAAGGAAGGAGCGGAAGTCGTAGGTGGCGTTGTGGTGGCCAGATATGGGGCAAACCCTTTGGAGGTCATCAACAATGTGAAAGAGAAGATAAAGGAACTTAGTTCGGGACTTCCATCCAAGGAACTGAGCGACGGAAGCATCTCACAATTGACCATCGTGCCTTTCTATGACCGTACCGAGCTGATAGAGGAAACCTTGGGTACGCTCAATGAGGCCTTGACCTTGGAGATTCTGATTACGATTTTGGTAATCGTCATCATGGTATTCAATCTTCGGGCCTCCGTCTTGATTTCCGGTCTTTTACCCGTGGCGGTTCTCATGGTTTTTATCGCCATGAAACTCTTCGGGGTAGATGCCAACATCGTGGCCCTTTCTGGCATCGCCATCGCTATTGGAACCATGGTAGACGTCGGGGTCATCCTTTCCGAAAATATTATTCGACACCTTGATGAAAACGATGATGGGCTTCCTATAAATACAGTTGTATATAACGCATCAGCGGAAGTGTCCGGAGCTATTCTTACGGCCGTGATGACCACCATTATCAGTTTTATCCCCGTGTTTACCATGATAGGGGCCGAGGGGAAATTATTTCGACCATTGGCATTTACCAAGACCTTTGCGTTGACGGCTTCCATCATCGTAGCTCTGTTTCTTATCCCGCCTTTTGCCGCCTTTTTGTTCAGAAAGAAACGAAGCAAAAGTATTATGGGCTATGTGTTCAGCGTATTACTTATTGTAGCAGGGCTTATCGCAGTGGTCTACGGTTATTGGTTAGGATTGGTGCTTATGGCCTTCGGAACAGTTCGTCCTTTAAAGAACGCTGAATTGGCCGGACGATTATTCGGGGGATTTTCCTTAACCGACAAACAGGCCACTTTTTTAAACATCGTTATTTCGGCAACCTCAATCGTATTCCTTTTGGCAACTTATTGGCGACCCTTGGGATTTGACCGCAGCATTTTTATGAACCTTGTTTTTGTGGGATTGATATGTTTTGGGCTGTTAGGGTTTTTCATCCTCTTTAGAAAAAATTATACAAGGATCCTTCGCTGGGCGTTGCGCAACAAACTATTGTTCCTTTCCATTCCAACGGCTATCGTTGTTTTTGGGGTACTTATTATGCAAAATACGGGTAAGGAATTTATGCCAGCACTCAATGAGGGTTCGTTTCTATTGATGCCGACATCCCTTCCCCATGCCGGAGTGGAAGAAAACAAGAGGGTACTACAGCAGTTGGATATGGCCGTTGCCAGCATCCCTGAAATTGAAACTGTGGTCGGCAAGGCCGGTCGAACGGAATCTGCGCTCGACCCCGCACCAATGTCCATGTACGAGAACATGATTCAGTACAAGTCCGAATACATGTTGAGCAAAGATGGAAAACGACAACGCTTCAAAGTTAACGAGGACGGACTTTTTGCCCTAAATGATGGGAATTTCATCCTGAACCCGAATACACAGCTTGACGATATTACATCCGAGTATAATGAGTCCGATATTGAATCGTTTTCGGAAATCGGTTTGGAGGATCTGGTTCCAGATTCCGGTGGGGAATACTACCGCAACTGGCGACCGGAGATACAGTCCCCCGATGATATCTGGAATGAAATCGTTCGGGTAACGAGATTGCCGGGAGTTACTTCCGCACCCAAATTACAGCCTATCGAAACCAGATTGGTCATGCTGCAAACAGGAATGCGTGCACCAATGGGCATTAAGGTCAAGGGTCAAGATTTAAAACAAATCGAAGCTTTTGGGCTTAAATTGGAAAATATTCTAAAAGAAGCTGAAGGTGTTAAGGATGAAGCGGTATTTGCCGATAGGATTGTTGGCAAACCTTATCTCTTGATCGATATTAATAGGGAAGCACTTGCCAGATACGGTATCCAAATCGAAGATGTACAACGGGTGCTTGAAGTGGCCGTTGGAGGGATGACCCTGACCCAGACCGTCGAGGGAAGGGAACGATATGGAGTCCGTGTTCGCTACCCACGTGAGCTAAGGGAGAATCCAACGGATATCAAGAACATCTATGTTCCTGTGGCCAAGGGCAGTCCGGTCCCATTGAGCGAACTGGTCAGCATCCGATATGAGAAGGGGCCGCAGGTCATCAAAAGTGAGGATACTTTCTTGGTGGGCTATGTGCTTTTTGATAAACTCGATGGTTTTGCGGAAGTAAATGTGGTAGAGAACGCCCAAGCCCTTATCCAACAAAAAATCGACAATGGCGAATTGGTAGTACCCAAAGGCATCAACTATCAATTTACGGGAACCTATGAAAATCAACTACGGGCTGAAAAAACCTTGTCCGTGGTCGTGCCCCTTGCCTTGGTCATCATCTTCCTGATTCTTTATTTCCAGTTTCGTTCCGTAGCGACCTCGTTCATGGTATTCACGGGAATCGCGGTCGCTTTTGCGGGAGGGTTTTTGATGATATGGTTTTACGGACAGGATTGGTTCCTCAACTTCAATTTCTTTGGGGAAAATCTTCGTGACCTGTTCCAGATGCATACCATCAATTTGAGTGTGGCCGTATGGGTAGGCTTTATCGCCCTTTTCGGAATTGCAACGGATGACGGGGTGGTCATGGCCACCTACCTGACCCAGACTTTTGACCGAAATAAACCCGATACCTTGGAAGCGGTTCGAGCTTCGGTCGTCGAAGCAGGGGAAAAACGAATACGCCCTTGCTTGATGACCACGGCAACAACTATTCTAGCATTGTTGCCGGTACTGACATCAACGGGAAGGGGAAGCGACATCATGATCCCCATGGCAATTCCCTCTTTTGGGGGTATGTTGATCGCCCTTATAACCCTGTTGGTCGTTCCGGTATTGTACAGTTGGAAAAGCGAATGGCAACTTAAAAGACAAAACGCATGA
- a CDS encoding HYC_CC_PP family protein, with amino-acid sequence MKEAFRKIASLSMALIVLFSTMSFSVDMHYCGDHLVDFSIFDSVNTCMMKAEMSKSSSECAVMEMEMDCCSDVEVVVEGQDDLKISFDQLSFDQQLFVASFIYSYINLFEGLDENVVPFRDYSPPPLIRDVQILDQTFLI; translated from the coding sequence ATGAAAGAAGCATTTCGCAAAATAGCATCCCTTTCGATGGCACTTATCGTGCTGTTCTCCACCATGTCCTTTTCGGTGGATATGCACTACTGTGGCGACCATTTGGTAGATTTCAGCATTTTCGATAGCGTGAACACCTGCATGATGAAGGCCGAAATGTCAAAATCCTCTAGCGAATGCGCCGTGATGGAGATGGAAATGGATTGCTGTTCAGACGTGGAAGTTGTTGTTGAAGGTCAAGACGATCTGAAAATATCCTTTGACCAACTTTCATTTGACCAACAACTGTTTGTTGCCTCTTTTATTTATTCCTACATAAACCTCTTTGAAGGGCTTGATGAAAACGTAGTTCCCTTTAGGGATTATTCGCCCCCACCGCTGATACGGGATGTCCAAATCCTAGATCAGACTTTCCTCATTTGA